A part of Numenius arquata chromosome 2, bNumArq3.hap1.1, whole genome shotgun sequence genomic DNA contains:
- the GJE1 gene encoding putative gap junction epsilon-1 protein, producing MSPNYMRSFSEGCLRPPTVIGQFHTLFFGSVRMFFLGVLGFAVYGNEALHFSCDPDKREVNLFCYNQFRPITPQVFWALQLVIVLVPGAFFHLYATCKSIKQEDILQKSFYSGFYMFSVFLRIVLETVAFWLQIQLFGFKVNAIYMCDVGALEKKFVSRCMVPEHLEKTIFLIAMYTFTVITVVLCVAEIFEISCRRLGFLKTQ from the exons ATGTCCCCCAACTACATGCGGAGCTTCTCGGAGGGATGT CTCAGGCCACCAACGGTAATTGGCCAATTCCACACTCTTTTCTTTGGCTCAGTCCGGATGTTTTTCCTTGGCGTTTTGGGCTTTGCTGTTTATGGAAATGAGGCCTTGCATTTCAGCTGTGACCCAGACAAGAGAGAGGTTAATCTTTTCTGTTACAACCAGTTCAGGCCTATAACTCCTCAG GTATTCTGGGCATTACAGCTAGTGATTGTACTGGTACCCGGAGCCTTTTTTCACCTTTATGCTACGTGTAAGAGCATCAAACAGGAAGATATCCTCCAAAAGTCCTTCTACAGTGGTTTTTATATGTTCTCTGTTTTCTTAAGGATTGTCCTTGAAACTGTGGCTTTTTGGCTTCAGATTCAGCTCTTTGGTTTCAAAGTGAACGCAATCTACATGTGTGATGTGGGAGCACTTGAAAAGAAGTTTGTTTCCCGATGCATGGTGCCAGAGCACCTCGAAAAGACAATTTTTCTTATTGCAATGTACACATTTACTGTGATCACAGTGGTCTTGTGTGTTGCCGAAATTTTTGAGATCTCATGCAGAAGGCTAGGTTTCTTAAAAACTCAGTGA